Within the Nicotiana tabacum cultivar K326 chromosome 11, ASM71507v2, whole genome shotgun sequence genome, the region TTGCAGTTCATGGTTCTCCCTTTCCTTGAGGAAGACCATTCACCTTGTCTCTTGCTTGCCTCATCTTTTTGCTTATTTCTCTTCACTTTATGTCTGCCAGCTAACTTCACCAAATTTGGTGGTTCCATGGCTTGTGATGTGTCTATTTTTCAGAATTTCTCACCCTTGACAGGCTGCAATTTATGTGAATAAGCCTTTAGAGCAGCATCTTTGCTGTACCACCAATGCATTTGCTCTAGAGGGTCATTCCTCTTGTAAATCAATGCTTTGATTGTGTGAGGACATGGTATTCCTGAGAGTTGCCATTGCCTGCAACTGCATTGCTTCACTTCCATTCTGACAGTATGTTTATCTTCTCCTTCTCTAATCTCATAACCAGCATCTCCATTAAAGTGAAGCAAACATGTGTGAGCGATCTTCAAATAATTAGCATACAATTTCATGCTTTGTGGACTGAAGTCCCGAGTCCATGACTTCACTTGAACTTCATGTTCTCTCAATAAGGTTATACCCTTAACTCTAATATCTTCCAACATCTTGACTATTGGTTTATACCTTGCATCCAAGATCCATACATTAAATGACTCTGTGAAGTTATTGTTCGCTGCCATGTTCTTGCACACAGTGTCAAAATAAGCTCTACACCATGACTGGGGAGGATAATGTAGCAAATCCCTCATAGCATCTTCATCCATATCCCCCATATTCTTCAATTGGTCTTGAAAATCCTCCTCATAAATGCTCCAGGCACACCACCATAGAAGCTTCTTCATCTCCCCAGATTTCCATCTCTTACACCAGTTAGCCTCAATGTGTCTAACACAATATCGATGGTTAGCTTAAGGAAGTATTGTTCTCATTGCCTCAATCAGACCCTACAAACCATGAtccaaacagaaaaacaaaaaagatatACAAAACAGTAACTTATAGCAGAAATGAAgtatgaaaaaaatagaaaaaatgctGAAAACTATGAAAAAAAACAGAAACAGTTATAGGAAAAACAGAAAACAGTGAACAGTTATGAAAAAAACAGAAAACAATAGCTGAAAACTATGAAAAAAACAGAAATCAGTTATAGGAAAAACAGAAAACAATTTGTTTACTATGAAAAAAATAGTGAAcagttatgaaaaaaaaaataacagcTGGAAACTATGAAAAAAATAGAAACCAGTtatagaaaaaatagaaaatagttATGAACAAAAACATAAAGCAGTAGTATGAAAAGTACCTTTTGCTTGTCTGAGATGAAAGTGTATCCTTCTCCATTCTGTAGGCCCAATGACCCTATTAACAATCCTAAAAACTAGTTCCAAGTCCTCTTTGTTTCTTTGTCCACTACAGCCCATGCTATTGGATAAAAATGGTTCATTGAGTCTTGACCAACAGCAACTAGAAGATGTCCTTTAGTTTTTCCCTTAAGAAATGACCCATCCAATCCAATAAAAGGCCTCAAACCAGCCTTAAAACCCATCTTCAGTGCATTAAAACAGATATACATTCTTAAAAACAGAAGATGTCCTTTAGCTAGTGCATCTTTTGACAAGTTAATAACAATATCACTTCCAGAATTACTTTTCTTCAACTCATTGGCATATGCCTCTAGCTTATTATACTCATCTTTAAAGCTTCCTTGTAGCTTATTAAGAATCAATGCTTTTGCCCTCTTGCATTTTCCATGGCTAAGATTTAGCTCAAATGCATCTTTTATGTCAGCCCTCTTCTCTTTCACTTTATATTTTGGATTATTTGATAACTTCTTCTTAAAATAATTTGCAATAGTAGAGTAGTCAATAGTGCTATTATCATAAGCAATATAGGTCATGATGTGGGTTTAAGGTCTTGATTCTTACCCCTGGATAATTTCCATCTTTAGAGATTAAACAAACAAATGGGCAGCCAATTTGACACTCATACCTAAGTCTTGTTGTATCACTTTTTTTAAGAACTATCTCTTTCTTATTTTCCATAGCATAGAGTTTTAGACACTTCCTAGTTTCAGAGATGTCCTTGAAGGTCATACTCTTGTCTAGTTCCTTATAATCATTCAATTGATCAATAATGCTCATGTTTCTTTGAGTTGCAATACTATCTAGTTCATCATTGTCATATTCTGAAGACTCAGAATCATACTCATCACTATCCTCACCTTCAATTGAGCTACAGTCAGTAGAAGCCTCGTAATCATGTACTACAACCTCATCATATTGAGTAATATTAGGTACTTGGACTGACATCTCACATTCCTCAACAACAAACCAATTAATAACATTATAATTGTAGCTATCAGTACCAACCATTTCTAACAGACACCTAATACCACTATCCCCTTCAACTTCATAGTAGCTACCAGAAGGGGCAGAAAAAATAAGTTGTTGAATACCAATAAACCCTAATTCATTACAAAACTCATCTACAATGTCTTTATATGAAAGGAGGTCAGAGTCATAATCTGTCCAAGTGTGCAATAGGTTCTTAGCATACTTCACTTGTGGCTCTCTAATTCACTCCCCACCATAGTTGAATATTATGTCCAGATTAACCATATTAGAAATCTGAAATTAAATAACATAAAGAAAGATTAGATAAAAAAACATAGGCATAAAAGaacattaaaaaacaaaaaatttcacATAACCTAAACCACCATAGCCATAAAACCATCTCCAAACCCTAAACCACccaaagaaaacagaaaaatggGACCAGCACATCAACCAAAACAAAgaatttcacaaaaaaaaaactaaaataatcGGATTACCCCACATTCATGACCACTAGTGAGTAATATTACCCCACATGCAGTAAAGTCAAATTTGGCCCATAAAGAAAAAGCCAAAAGTTGCATTAGAATAATCAGAAATTGCAGTAAAAACCATTAAAAAAATCAACCAACACACGAATCCCTAAATAAAGAtgataaaatcaaaaaaaaaacttaaaccCTAAAATCGACCAGATTAAACGTATAAAATAAACGCTATCTTAAGACACATTACTACAATAATATAGGCTAACAAGAATGAATGTATCATTTTGGTTGAAGAATAGTATCTTTACACCATAGGAAATTGAAGAACCCTAAGATTTGgggatggatgaagaagaagaaacgacTGAAGTAAAGTTTTGGGTGTTTCAAAAAATAAACGGGCTTGATGGGGTATTTAATTTAACTCGTTAAAGGGTTCCGGATTGGGTCAATCAGTGGGTTCTAATCGGGTGTCTTAATTCCCCCCACATgcgaattaaaaaaaaaagtctgGTGTCTTAGGATTGTGCCACATGTCCGTTCCAGTTGGGACCGTTAATTAGAGGGTAGATATATCAATATCACTAACGGTAGGGATAAAAAGGGTTGAATAGTATAACCGGGGGAGGGGGTACAAATAACTAATATTTAATAGTATAGGGACAGGAATGACCCTTTTCCGGAAAATACATTTCATAGTGGAAATAGAAAGGAGAGTTCATTCCATTTCGAAATTGTTATATTTAGCTTTTCGTCCATCCTTGCCTAAGTAGCGGAATTGGATTCTGTTTGATTGGATTCACCTGACATAATCTTAATAGGTTTAGAAAGAGAATTTTTTGTTATTGGAACGTACCGACTAGTTATGAGCAGCGGCGAAGCTAGAAATTTCTTCAAAGGtgttcaaatttttaaaaagtgaaaaaaaattaattacgaCAAAGGggttcaatatgtgttatatacttttaaaacgtaatattttacctatatacacagtgtaatttttcgacgaagggtggttaaagtgtaatttttcgacgaatgGTGGTCTGTTGACCACCCTTATAACCATGTGGCTTGGCCACTAGTTATGAGCTCGGATTTGATTTGGTCCATAACCTACTGTTGGATAGAAGAGGTATAAATATTATGTGATGTGAGTATTTTGAACTTAAGAGTCGTAAAATTGTCTTGCCTCTTTTACACTCTATCTCAGATTGATCTTTCATTGATTTGACATGATAAGTTAATAAGTACTCAAACCCAGGCTAGCAAGTATCAGGAGCAGCGTTTGATTTATAGGGGAAATAGATCATTTTATTGCTCAGTCATCTttagatacaaaaaagaaaaagaaacaaagcaAGAGAAGATTTCAAGAATGAGTAATTCCCGAATA harbors:
- the LOC142165949 gene encoding uncharacterized protein LOC142165949, giving the protein MEKDTLSSQTSKRHIEANWCKRWKSGEMKKLLWWCAWSIYEEDFQDQLKNMGDMDEDAMRDLLHYPPQSWCRAYFDTVCKNMAANNNFTESFNVWILDARYKPIVKMLEDIRVKGITLLREHEVQVKSWTRDFSPQSMKLYANYLKIAHTCLLHFNGDAGYEIREGEDKHTVRMEVKQCSCRQWQLSGIPCPHTIKALIYKRNDPLEQMHWWYSKDAALKAYSHKLQPVKGEKF